In Channa argus isolate prfri chromosome 15, Channa argus male v1.0, whole genome shotgun sequence, the DNA window attacactGCTGTAACTGGTAAGTATTCATATTCTCATGTAAAAGTATTTGTACTACACTTTGATGTTGTAACCACAACAATTAATTCGACGAATACCATGTAAATTTTGCAAAACcttgaaatgtaaaacatcaaaacattgcAAATTTTGTTGCAGTCTTAAAAATACAATCACACAGAGGTTCCAGAAATTCAGGAGGGACTGACTGTTAGAACAGGTTATATAAGGCCTCCTGTATTAAACTTCCTAGGTATTtgctaaatgtattttcattcgTTTAATGCCGTTCAGTAGGTTTGATAATGCTTCTGTTGTGTGAAACAATtgtagatttaaaataaattttcttGTAAACTGAAGTGAGTGAAGGGAGGGTTACTTTTTTTGTATCAGTCTAGGTGCTGGATGTATAAATATCTTAAATTCAGTAGTTAAAGGTGGGAAGAGTAAATGTGAATAATCTTTAATACATACATATTGATAAACTGTCATCTTTTACCTGCTGAAAATGCAAAGgaaacagcatttgttttgaaaaccTGTTTTTAATATCACAGTTTACTGTCAAAATATGCACAAATACACTATATCATGGCAAAGCCTCTGTCACTCTGACATCCTACCTCGCAGCAAAAAGCTTGACAGGTGAATCTGTGCAGTCCTGTGAGGTAGTTTTTCGGTACCATGTACCCAGCTGGACATGTCAGGAGCAGGTTAACCTGCCACTAGCTGGGCAAAATTCCCACTCGCAGCTCTAGATTCATGCCAGCACCTGCTGCAGGTCCTCCACCTCCAGCTTCCACATCTGTCTGTGAAGTGCAGCGAGCTCAGAGAGGTCGGCCATCTTTACTGCACGGATGACCGGCTCCGGGGAGATGGCCTGGATGACACCCATCACCATGACATATTTGCCTATAACAGGAGCAGGTGGACTATTGTTCAGTGACAATGGATTCAAAacaaattttgatttatctttAGATTGAGACATTCATGTGATTCAGGATTCAGGTCATTTTTCAGGCCTAATGTTGCCTTTCAGGAActcaatgctaaaccacattctgcacatattacTAGAGCATGGCTCAGTGATAAGAGTCTGGGTGCTAAATTgctctgcctgcagtccaggcCTGTCtcccattaaaaacatttgagcaTTATGAGGCAAAAATTCGGTTTTAGCAGTTGAAATATTTTATCGAGAAACGATGAGAACAGaattgcttttaaaattaaagctgTTCTCAATTTCTCaaacagtgttaaaataaaaggcaataaaatgtgacaaacacGCCCATCCCAACTTTTTAGAGATGTGTTGCATTCAACAAATGATCATcagtctcagttttaacatttggtatgttgtctttgtactactTAAAATCCAAACTGCGTTTCAAAAGGATTTGAAAATCAATGCACTGATAGTGGGTATGGAATTATACTATTTGAGCTACAAATAAAATCATTGCATACCTTAAAAAGGGCAACTAATCCTGTGGGAAAAAACCCCAATCTCTAAATGTGACACACAAAGGCAATATACTATTTATTCAATTTGTTTAATTGTCTTTTGCCCAGTTAAGTGTTAACCAGAAGTGGATATGATGGATCTTGGGGACCTGGGTAACGTCAGTCTTTAGAcctgctgcttttaaaatgcCTTATTTCCTTAATCAGAATCAGGTTGTTTACCTGGGGACAAACACGGTTTCCCCTTGGGGATGTTGTTGATGCCCTGAACAGCAAAGGTCCCCATCTCATCCATCAGTAGCACGGTGTCTCTCTCGAGCTGAACCTCCAGTACTGTTCCCTGCATCCACACCAGTGAGACCAGCAGAGAGCGACCCCTGCCCAGTCGGAGAACATATCCGTCCACGTTGTCTGCCGTCCTCAGCTGGCCAGACAACACTTTCACAGGCGGAGGACGTTTCTTGTCGACAGTCCTCTGCTCCGGCTTGTACATTACCAGCTGCTGTTGTCATCAAACTGTGCTCCAAAGTTGGAAATACACCCGCCAAACCTAACATTAAACAGGAAACGGTGAACGCACTTTTCCGGCTTGCACATATCTCATATCCGTCTCGATATTTTCAGACTAAAAGCAGTGCATCAAGCTCTGActttctacttttattttaactttcatttaGGTTTCACCATGTTtttgtatgaaataaaatagCCAGTTATGAGATCGAGGAACACCTCATGTGCCAtaagaacacattttttatgGTAACAGCCTCCAAGTGATTACAGGTTtaactgtatttctgttttgtgatATTGAACAACTTTTGACGGACAGTcgttttaaaaagtgctttaaagaaaaatactgcTATAATATTGAAAACTATCAAAAATATTTGACAGACTACATTGAAGAAAGACTTACAAATATCTGTTTACAGTCCCTGGGGGGCTAACTCCAGACCAGGAGCTGAAAAATCCCTGTTCCCTTGAAGTCCCTATGTAACGCAGCAATAATTTAAAGCGTTTTACAAATAAACCTTTCTCTCAATGTGGAAGCCCACAAAATCTGTGCGGATtcaacactgaacacacagaacaaacaacaGTAGCAATGTGAgtatatttcattaaataagttttatttctttaagaaTAACTGAAGAAAAGTGTTAGCAATTTCTGTACAATTGTTTCACTGTCTTTCCTTGGATTTTGCTGAAAACGTTGAAAGATCAACAGGGTTGAGAAATGTTATGCTGCCACATAGTGCACATTTAACCTAAAAAGAATATGATTAGTCCACAGGCATCTGTCTGTTTCCTTCAAATATATTCCAAGAAGTTCTGCAATCCTCGTAGTTGACTCCAGTTTGATGCATCATTGGCTCTTTCTCTCAATCCCAGTTCATCATTGTCAAAAAAGAGGCACATTAAAAATACTGCCATTTCCCAAGGACTGTATCTTTGATTG includes these proteins:
- the rmi2 gene encoding recQ-mediated genome instability protein 2: MYKPEQRTVDKKRPPPVKVLSGQLRTADNVDGYVLRLGRGRSLLVSLVWMQGTVLEVQLERDTVLLMDEMGTFAVQGINNIPKGKPCLSPGKYVMVMGVIQAISPEPVIRAVKMADLSELAALHRQMWKLEVEDLQQVLA